DNA sequence from the Nicotiana tomentosiformis chromosome 3, ASM39032v3, whole genome shotgun sequence genome:
ATTCATACAAAGTTGAATGAAGGTCTGCTTCAGCTGCTTCACACTTCCAATGCCAATCAGCTTGCTGATTTGTTCACTAAACCGTTGGGGGGAGCTATTCATCATCTGCATCTTCGCAAGTTGGGGGGTTATCTCACCCTCCAACTTGCCGGGGGGTGTTGAGATATAAGTAAATGACATCACTTAACAAATTGGGctaatttctttcttttgctaTTGGGCCCAGAAGCCCacattatatttattttagtcTGTAGAGTAATTAGTGGACAGACCCACTTATAGATAGGAGGAATAAAATATCTGGTAGGGCAACagtttcatttttggacttttgagCAAAATAGAAAAGACCTAGAGACGTCCGTCTCTCTGAAAAGTCACTATGAACTCAAATAAACTTCAGTAATTTTGCTCGTCAATCAAGTTTTAACAATACTATAAATAGTTGAAGAACTATAACTCTAAGTAGTTGAGAGCATACCCTGAGTTATAATAGAATGGTTGAAttgatttaaattttttatgtgtCTTCATAATCATCTATTGAATGTTGACTTCTATTTTTTCATCAGTAgtttattttaacttttaaatttgaTATAACAATAATCTTTGAGATGAGAACTGAAAAATTCAATGATGTAAATTATgctttaaaagttaaaaaataccTTAAAATTAACTATAACTGCAAATAGAGCAAAGAAGTTATATTGATGTCGAGCCCTGTATGCGGGATGAGTCAGGTATTGGGTAAATGGCTGAGTTGGATTTAAAATGGTTCAGGTTTCAGATTAGTATTTTAATAACTTTTTTATAAAATTGATTTTTGTCATCTCACTAAATCTTACCCGAAAGTACAAATTTGACAAGATGACCATTCTAGTGAACTAGGTAAAGTTGAGTGATTTTTAAAGACAAATGAAAATTATATAACTTTGATGAACAATTACCCAAAGTTGAGTGACAATTTAAGATATTAACTCCTAAAATTGGTTCTACTCGATTGCACCATGTTCGgtcaaaatttttaaaatattgaagAGTAGACGTTTGTATTTGGTTAATTAATTCAAAAAATACTTTTACTAATATAGGAGCACCAATTTCTACTTGGTCAAAGTTCTAAAAGTTCTTCTAAGACAAAGTTACTATTTTCATCTTTTGAAACATGCTTTTGGTTCTACTTAAAAATACTTGCTTtttacaaatcataggaatttattccagATAAAAacattaattttccaacaaaatctaaaatttaactcaaaaattgcatgtggggcccacatctcggaacccgacaaaagttacaaaatatgaacactcattcaaccacgagtcaaaccataccaaatttactaaattccgacatcaacttgaccttcaaatcttaatattttattttaaaatccctaggcccaaatcctctaattttacctcaaaaatacgtaatctagtcagaaatattcaataataatccaatattattgaataacaatgatcacaagtgacttacctcaaggttTTTCGTAAATTTCCTCTGAAAATCGTCCCAAAaacgtgttggaaatgtccaaaaatggcaaaactcggaaccctttCGAAATGTATACTGTCCAAGGGTTCCGCACCTGTGACTCACTTAGCCGCTTTTGCGGTCTCGAGGTGAGAGaaaccaaccgcttctgcggactcgcttctgcgaataagcgtccgcttctgcgattttcCCCAGCTTCCCTTGCCTCCACATCTGCGACCTTGGTGTCGCTTCTGTGGGTTTttgttcgcttctgcggacttccCGCTTCTGAGATGCCAGGctctcttctgcgagctcgcacctgcgagccaatttccataggtgcgattgcatcagtaggcagcaaCAAGTTTTAATTGTTCtatgtccaaatttgatctgttaaccatccgaaactcacctgaggcccccgagacctcaaccaaatatacaaacaagtcctaaaatatcatacgaacttagtcaaaacctcaaatcacatcaaacaacgctaaaaccactaatcatactccaattcaagcttaatgaaactaagaattttcaacttctacatttgatgtcgaaacttgtcaaatcaagtccgattgaccttaaattttgcacacaagtcataaatgacataacagagctattccaactctcggaatctcaaTCTGAGTtcgatatcgataaagtcaaattcacggccaaactttggaaatctttagcctttagatttctagtttccatTAAATGGTGATAATTCGAGgtagggacttccaaatttgaTCCCGGACATAtgtctaagtcccaaatcatgatacagacctatcaaaactgtcaaaatactgatttgggtctgtttgctcaaaacgttgaccgaaatcaactcaaatgagttttgaagctccatttcatattttaatcaaattttcacataagaactttccgaaaaaatttacggactgcgccCGCAAGTCGAGGGATGCTGAAgggtgctattcgaggtctcagaacacagaaataactatttaaaattaaagatgatatattgggtcatcacatataaGAATTATTATCAATGCATACCATTTATAGTTGTAGGTCAGTATACTAAATCGTAAAATTAAGAGAACATGTGTTGTTACGTCATTATGTATCATAGTAAAAAAAATGCATAATCTTTAATTATACTATGTATACTAAATGCAATCGTATGATTACTAACCTCAATAAGCTTAGTTAATAAAGCATTATTTATGTTGATTACTTAGTCTACTAAAATATAAAACATTGTAAGGTAAACTAATACGATAAATATCCTCACCCATGTGCAActtttacaaaataaaataaaaattttgaaatagaaAATGAAGAAACGGGTATTAATTCAGTAGTATATATATAGTCACGGTtacatagagagagagagaaaatcaTCTTTATTCTAACTAATATGCTAATTTTTTACATTAAATATTTAATAGATGATTGTATACTTTATCTTTACCAAAGACTAAACTAGGATCAGAAAGAAATTAGTGGAACATACATTCAAAATTGAAACTGGCACAAAATCAAAGTTAATTGCCTTCTACcgtatagcttatatatatatatatatatatatatatatgctaagAATAAAACTGTAAATACATACCGGATGAAAAAGTAGACTCAACTTTAAAAGACGAGAATGAAATTAGAGCCCCATGGAGCAGGCAAAGTAACTATGATATGAGCAACTCGTGCTTATAACGTattaaaaatgagagaaaaatagAACAATATAGTAATAGAGATAAGATGTATAGGAGGAGAATGTAGAAGTTATCTTATTCAAGTGTGTTTCTTGTGTGTACTTTATAAGATAAAAGTATACCCTATTTATAGGATATGGGATACATGAAAGGTTACAAGAATACACCtaaaggttacaaatattaagtgATGAATTAACTAAATACATGAACTCAAATGACTCATGGAATAGGGATGTATGGAGTATTCAATGGACATCCACTTTAACGTTTTTGTAACAAAGAAACATTTTTCAGAATTTTGAAAATGAACGGCGTACGTCCAATTAATTAGAATAGAGGTCCTAATATTTCAATAAAATAGAGGATGCTatattactgtcacgacccaaaatctcacccgtcgtgatggggcctatctcaatactaggcaagccgacaatctcaataaaccaccatatcttttaagtttgaaaacataatatctaaatttagcggaagaaaaactcacaaatacatatataaacacttccaaaacccggtgtcactgagtacatgagcatctaatatgaatacaagtctgaaaaatactgtccataatagtctgagaccaaatgcagtaaataaggagatagggaaggagagacaaggtctgcgaaacacggcagctatctCTGAATCtatgaaaaatcaactgtgcgaaagaaatcAACACCCCCTATAGTCGGGAACACATGAATCTGCAtacgaagtgtagagtgtagtatgagtacaaccaactcaataagtaacaataataaataaagaactggagatagtgacgagctacacagttatagttcattttcggtaattccagcaaagaatagaaatgctttcaaatctagcagtttaagtcaaattaattttatacagttccacttcatgtaatccggatataaaatctttcagataatttcacaataatgatagataacaactaagtgcaacaacaaatgaaaagaaagtatAGCCTCTCAGGGAAACAATCACTCccctcgtcacaacaactcaaccattcggctctcagccctcTGCACTCACATtcaataggtacccgcgctcactgggggtgtacagactccgtaggggatcctacagcccaaacgctataatctgcacggacaactcacatgttgcacggacaactcacgtgctataatatcttgcacggacaactcacgtgctgcaaagataactcacatgctataatatccatACCTCACCGATAGGCCCTCGACTTtacttagtcatcaacctctctagtctctcggctctcgaaaatcacaaagatcagcccaaacaaagataaaatagtgtatcaacaaaatcaagaaatactgaggtatgatatggaagtaaaattatgactgagtacaagacaacaattagcaaataattcaacaagtacgcgacctctgcgggtcccaatagtacaatcacatagcctaagcatgatttctaacacgatTTACAGtcgaatttcttcaacacatagagagcatatagctaacaacaagttgtTCAACTTTctagtttcacgggacggaccaagtcacaatcccctagGTACACGcccccacacgcccgtcacctagcatgtgcgtcacctccaaaataatcacatgatacaaaaatccggtgtttcataccctcaggaccagatttataactgctacttacctcaaaccgtgaaattcttattccgctaagcttttacctcatgaattggcctccaaatgcctcgaatctagccataaatgattcgattcagtcaataaaatttattgaaattaattccataagaagatgctaattttccataaaactccaaaatttagctcaaaaatcgctcgtggggcccacatctcgaaatccgacgaaactcacaaaatccaacaacccatccaattataagttcaaccatagtaattttactcaaatccgacatcaactataccttcaactcttcaaattaaccaagagggttttcacaatattttcaacttaattcaccaattaaatattaaaaagaaccatggatttgagtaattttagcttcccatagatcttctacttctctaATTAAGTTTATGATCGTTCTCTCTTTCCTATTCACATATCTTGCTTTCGTTAGAATTACCCCAAAATATCAGTGGGAAATGGTGTTGAGTATTGATATTAtgatgattaacaaagtttgTACAAATGAAATGCTCtaagaaccaggtcctcaacgTAGATGCTTAAGTGCTCTAAGAACCAGCTCCTCAAGGTTGATGATTGTACGTGTATTTGCAAGAtagtaactttatctcaaagttactgAGGTACGAGTTTGTTGGAAGAAGACTGCTAAACATGATAAGGGTTGTTGCCCAAGAAGATACACGTGCATAAGTAAGAGACAAGAGTCCCAAGACTTGTGGAATCTTTGGAGTAGTAGGAGTCCGATCAAACGAGAAGCTGACTACGCATACGACTCCTAAAAGATCTCGGAGTACGGGGAATTTAAATACTATCTTTTTGGACTGATGAGATTATCCTTTTAAACATCAATGTAAGAACTATATTTtcacactcaagtcgagtaccAGTGTTATGTTCTTGAGTTAGTCTAGTAAATGTATTTTAGGAAATCAAGTTATAATCAAAGTGTCATATACAATCAGTGAGTTGGAGTGAGTGTTTGGTTttgcaagttagagtaacttgtaaatCAAATAGTTGAAGTAGGAGAACTTGAGAGTATTGGTTTACAAATTTATATCGATATAtttggctcattgttctagtgAGGTTAAAGTTAAAAATCCTAtatggtaggtcgtggtttttgtaCCTTTTGAGCTGGCTGATTTTTTACGTAAAAAAGGATGTGTATACTTTACTGCTTATTTTTCTTTCCGCGTAAGGAGTAAGGTAACgaaccaagttctttagtaattCATAAAGGCACTCAaactaacaattggtatcagagcaggttctctCACACACGGTTAACACCTAGAGAGATCTTGGAGGCAAAATGAGTACTCCACCTGGAATTAATGAAGGACAATCAACTACCAGACCCCCCATGTTTAATGGAAAAATACTACAGTTGGTGGAAAGCAAGAAGGGAAGATTTCTTGATGGATGAGGATTTATGAACTGTGGACTATAGTGAACCAAGGTCCACTAACTCCTACTAAACAAAATGCGCAAAATGAAACTGTTCCTAAGGACCCCACTGAATTTGTAGCAGCAGATTTCAGAATGATAGAGAATAATGAAaaggctaagaaaatccttgtcTGTGGACTTGGTCCTAATGGGTACAACAAGGTATCAACTTGCTCTAATGCAAAGGAGATCTGGGATGCACTCCAAATTGCTCATGAAGGAACAAACCAAGTGAAAAGATTAAGGATATAATTACTTATGAGGAACTATCAGCTCTTCTCCATGAAGGAGTCTGAGCCTATATAAGAGATGATGACTAGATTTACTATAATAACAAATGAACTGAAATCACTTGGAAAGGTGTTTACCTCAGAAGAGTTGGTTAGCAAAGTTCTAAGGATTCTCCCAGCCTCATGGGAATTAAAAGTCATAGCTATTCAGGAAGCCAAGGAGTTGGATAAGATctcacttgatgagttggttggaAACTTAAAGACTCATGAGATGAGAAAGATAGAAATGCGCAAGGAAGAACCAAAGAGGGACAAAGTCTTGGTTATTAAGGAATATCAAGAAAAGGAATCCGACAGTGATGATCCTGAGCTAGCAATGTTTGCTAAGTTCAAGAAGTTCACGAAGAATTCCAAAAATGCATCTAAGAGAGGGAACAATGGTAAGCCCAAGCAGATTGACAAAGCCGTTTATGATGGGTGCTACAAGTGTAGTAAGCTAGATTACATGGTCAAAGACTACCCAATGTGAGAAATTGAGTGGAGGAAAGAACGAGCTGAAAGGAGAAACGGGAAAAAATGAGAGAGAAGGGTCCAAACAAAGGAAAAGTCCTAGATAAATGATTCACTGAAGCAATGAAACAGGATTTTCTAGCAGCATATGAGGACAATAGAAGTGATAAAGAGGAAGAGAAGGAGAATGAGGCCATAGGTCTCTATGCTATGATTGATGCACATTAGACAGTGGATATAGAACCTCCAGTACAGCTTGGAATGCACATCGAAAAACCTTCTCTATTTGATGGACATCACTATGATGAATGGAAGACGCGTATGGAAATATTCCTTCAGGACACTGACTTTGATATATGGATAATTGTCAGTCATGGACCAATTATCCCTAACAAAATGGATGATGaaggaaacaaatataacaagtGAGAAGAGGATTATGATAATGACGATCGTCAGGTAATCTagaaaaatgctaaagcaaaGGACCCGCACTACAGAAGTTTGCCCAAACATATTCTCTGTAATATGTCCTCTTGCATATCTGCTCATGATATATGGAGGATCTTGGATGCTGATTGAAGTAGCGATGATGGCAATTGAAGAAAGCCAAATAGAAGAAGAAGTGATAGGGATGATGTCCATGAGTGATTGAAAGTCTGAATATaaaacaaataaggtaagtatctCTAACTTGAAAGAAAAAATTCATGTTATGTCTAAAAAACAGCTGATGGCCATAATTGTGACCATGATGAGTGAGATGGACAAGATGAGTGCTGGAAATAATCAGTTAATAAGAAACCTTTCATGTGTCAAACTTGACCTCAAAGAACTTGAATCTGAAAAAGCTGATCTTGAAGGATAGGTCAAAGATCTTAAGAATTAGGTTCTTGAGTTCACTTCTAAAAATGAGTAGTCATCTGATACACATGGTAAAGAAAAAATGAGTGATCTTCAAGATATGTTTGAAAAGAACTAAAAAATGTTAAAGATAATCTTTATGATTCTGAATGTATGAATAAAGTAATACAAGAAAATCTAGAAAAAGCTAATTATAAATTATCTAGGCTAAGCAAGTGGCATAGATCCTCAGATGAATTAAATTGGCTGAATGAAAATTGCAGCACTAACAAATCAGGAATTAGCTATAGAAAACTTGTTCCCAAATTTGATCCAAAGTTTGTAGAAATTTCTCTTAACAAGATGTGCAGTCATTATGGGAAGGTAGGACACTTTAGAGATACTTGCCCTGCCTTAATTCATGCTCAGTTTAAGAACACTTTTGGTCTTGCTAAAAATGTGAAGAAGGAAGAAGAACCAAAAGTCAATCCCCTTGTCCAAACTAAGTAGATTAAGGTTAACAAAAAATAACTATTAAACATCTTCCCTTCTGGGCAAGAAGAGATCTGAttcattatttttcaaataaaaagggACCCAAGCTTGTCTGGATTCCCAAGACTAACTTGTGATTTCTGGTGCATGCTAAAGTGAGAGGGAACAATCAAGACTGGTATCTAGACAGTGGCTGCTTAAGATATATGACTGGAGAAAATAAAAACTTCCTCTCATTGACAGCCTTCCAAGGAGGGAGTGTGTCATTTGGAAATAGGAAAAATGGCCAGATAACAGGTATTAGTAAGGTCGGTAAGTCAATCTCTCATGTTATAGAAGATGTGTATTATATTGTAGGCCTTAAACATAATCTCCTTAGCATTTCTCAAATGTGTGATCAAGGAAATGAGGTAAAATTCAATTCTAAAATTTGCACTGTCACTAAGCTTGATACTGATAAAATTGTGTTAAAAGGTAAGAGACACAACAATTTCTACAAGATATCCATTATGTCTCTTTCTTAGAGTGAGCACACATTCTTAAGTGTAGTGAAAGATGACCCATTGTTATGACATAGAATACTGGGTCATCCTAGTCTTTCTCAACTCAACAAATTGGTAGCAAAAGGCCTGGTCCTTGGGCTACCAAAAGTTGAGTTTACATCAGATAAGGTATGTTATGCTTGTGTTAGAGGGAAACATGTAAGGTCATCTTTTAAATCTAAAAAGGTTGTCAGCACCTCAAAATCCCTAGAACTACTTCACATGGACCTATATGGACCAGTGAGAATGAGAAGCAGAGGAGGGAAGATGTATGTATTTCTCATTGTAGATGACTTTTCTAGGTACACATGGACCCTGGTTTTGGCATCTAAAGATGAAACTTTTGATGTTTAATGTGTGTTTGTCAGAATGATCCAACAGAAACTGAGTTGTAATGTTTTATGTATAAGAACAGACCATGGAACTGAGTTTGGAAATTCTAAGTTCCTTGAGTTATGTAACACACACGGCATTGATCATAACTTTTCTGCAACAAGAACTCCataacaaaatggtgttgtggaaagaa
Encoded proteins:
- the LOC138907931 gene encoding uncharacterized protein, translated to MTRFTIITNELKSLGKVFTSEELVSKVLRILPASWELKVIAIQEAKELDKISLDELVGNLKTHEMRKIEMRKEEPKRDKVLVIKEYQEKESDSDDPELAMFAKFKKFTKNSKNASKRGNNGKPKQIDKAVYDGCYKCSKLDYMVKDYPM